AACAGCTCACCGACGACCTTCATCCCCTCGAGAAGGGTGTCGTTGACGATCTCCAGCGCCGGACGGGTCGCCAGGGCCTCGTCCAGGTCCGCCTCCAGGCCGTTCTTCTCACCGTCGATGATCCGCCGCTGGAGACGCTCGTCCAGCGGCAGAGCGGCGAGCTCCTCGGCGCGGCCGGCCTTCAGGGACTTGGTGTTGACGCCCTCGAAGAGCGCCATCAGCTTCTGCAGCGGGTCGTAGCCCTCGGCACGGCGGTCGTAGATCAGGTCCAGGGCCGTGTTGACCTGCTCATCGTCGAACCGGGCGATCGGCAGGATCTTCGACGCGTGCACGATCGCCGAGTCCAGACCGGCCTTCACGCACTCGTCCAGGAACACCGAGTTCAGCAGCACACGGGCCGCCGGATTCAGACCGAAGGAGATGTTCGACAGACCCAGCGTCGTCTGCACGTCCGGGTGGCGCCGCTTGAGCTCGCGGATCGACTCGATCGTCGCGATCCCGTCCTTACGGGACTCCTCCTGACCCGTGCAGATCGTGAACGTCAGCGTGTCGATGAGGATGTCCGACTCACGGATCCCCCAGTTCACCGTCAGGTCCCCGATCAGCCGCTCGGCGATCGCCACTTTGTGCTCGACCGTGCGGGCCTGGCCCTCCTCATCGATCGTCAGCGCGATCAGCGCCGCACCGTGCTCCTGAGCCAGCCGGGTGACCTTCGCGAAACGCGACTCCGGGCCGTCGCCGTCCTCGTAGTTGACCGAGTTGATGACCGCGCGCCCGCCGAGCTTCTCCAGGCCGGCCTGGATGACGGGAACCTCGGTCGAGTCCAGCACGATCGGCAGGGTGGAGGCGGTGGCGAAACGGCCGGCCAGCTCCTTCATGTCCGCGACGCCGTCGCGGCCCACGTAGTCCACGCACAGGTCGAGCATGTGCGCGCCCTCGCGGATCTGGTCGCGCGCCATCTCCACGCAGTCGTCCCAGCGGGCCTCCAGCATGGCCTCGCGGAACTTCTTCGACCCGTTCGCGTTCGTCCGCTCACCGATCGCCATGTACGCGGTGTCCTGGCGGAACGGCACCGTCTGGTACAGCGAAGCCGCCCCGGGTTCCGGGCTCGGAGTACGCGCCACCACACCCGCCCCGCGCACCCGCTCCACGATCCGGCGCAGGTGCTCGGGGGTGGTGCCGCAGCAGCCACCGACCAGGGAGAGCCCGTACTCGCGCACGAAGGTCTCCTGCGCGTCCCCCATCTCGGAGGCCGACAGCGGGTAGTGCGCGCCGTCCTTCGTCAGGATCGGCAGGCCGGCATTGGGCATGCAGGACAGCGGGATCCGGGCGTGCCGCGCCAGATACCGCAGGTGCTCGCTCATCTCGGCGGGGCCGGTGGCGCAGTTCAGGCCGATCATGTCGATCCCCAGCGGCTCCAGCGCCGTGAGCGCCGCACCGATCTCGGAACCCAGCAGCATCGTGCCGGTCGCCTCCACGGTGACCTGCACGATCAGCGGGAGGTCCCCCATTCCGCACCAGTCCAGCGCCTGCCGCGCGCCGATGACGGCGGCCTTGGTCTGGAGGAGGTCCTGGGAGGTCTCCACGAGCAGCGCGTCCGCGCCGCCCCGGATCAGGCCCTCGGCGCTGTCCTGGTAGGCCGCGCGCAGGGGCTCGTACTGCACGTGCCCAAGGGTGGGCAGTTTGGTGCCCGGTCCCATGGAGCCCAGGACCCAGCGGGGCCGGCCGTCCCGCGCGGTGAACGCGTCGGCGGACTCGCGGGCGATCCGGGCGCCGGACTCGGACAGCTGGTAGACCTGGTCCTCGATCCCGTACTCGGCGAGCGCGGACAGGTTGCTGCCGAAGGTGTTGGTCTCCACGCAGTCCACGCCGACGGCGAAGTACTCGTCGTGGACCGAGCGGACGATGTCGGGGCGGGTGAGGTTGAGGACCTCGTTGCAGCCCTCCAGGCCCAGGAAGTCGTCCATCGTCGGGTCGGCGGCCTGGAGCATCGTGCCCATGGCCCCGTCCGCGACCACGACGCGGGTCGCGAACTCCTCCCGCAGTGACCGTCTCATTCCAGTGCCCCCAGGTGTGTGGACAGTTCCGTCAGGGTCGCCGGGCCGTACGCGGCGGCGAGCCGGGCCAGCAGCGGCTCCCGGCCCAGCCGGTACTCCTGGGTGCCGACGTGGTCGAGTACGGTCGCCGCGACCGCGCAGCCCAGCTGGGCCGCGTACCGCTCGGGGACCCCCCAGGCCGTCGCGGCGAGGAAACCGGCCCGGAAGGCGTCGCCGACACCGGTGGGGTCGACGATCTCCTCGGCCTCCACGGCGGGCACGTCCAGCGGCTCGCGGCCCACGGCGCGGATGCGTACGCCGGCCTCGCCGCGCGTGGTGACCCAGGAGCCGACCCGCTGGAGGACCTGCTCCTCGGTGAGCCCGGACCGCTCGCACAGCAGGGCGGACTCGTACTCGTTGGTGAACAGCCGCTGCGCGCCGTCGACCAGCTCCCGCACCTCTTCGCGGCCGAGCCGGGCCAGCTGCTGCGAGGGGTCGGAGGCGAAGGGGATGTCCAGGTCACGGCAGGCGCGGGTGTGGCGGAGCATCGCCTCGGGGTCGTCCGGCGAGACCAGGACCAGGTCGGGCCTGCCGACGCGGGCGACGATCTCCCCCAGGTCGATCTCGCGGGCCTCGGCCATCGCGCCCGCGTAGAAGGTCGCGATCTGGTTCTGCTCCTGGTCGGTGGTGCAGACGAAGCGGGCGGTGTGGCGGGTGTCGCTCACGCGTACGGAGTCGGTGTCGACCCCGTGGTCCTTGAGCCACACCCGGTACGGCTCGAAGTCCCCGCCCACCGCGCCCACCAGCAACGGGCGCAGTCCCAGCATGCCCAGGCCGAACGCGATGTTCGCCGCCACTCCGCCCCGCCGCACTTCCAGGTTGTCGGCGAGGAACGACAGGGAGACCCGGTCCAGGCGGTCCGCCAGCAGCTGCTCGGCGAACCGGCCGGGGAAGGTCATCAGATGATCGGTCGCGATGGATCCGGTGACAGCGATACGCATGTCAGACCCCGGCTGCCTTGCGCAGCGCGTGCACCCGGTCGGTGCGCTCCCAGGTGAAGTCGGGGAGCTCGCGGCCGAAGTGGCCGTAGGCGGCGGTCTGGGCGTAGATCGGCCGCAGCAGGTCGAGGTCGCGGACGATCGCGGCCGGGCGGAGGTCGAAGACGCTGGACACGGCCTCCTGGATGCGCTCGTCGGACAGGGTGCCGGTGCCGAAGGTCTCGACGAAGAGACCGACGGGCTCGGCCTTGCCGATCGCGTAGGCGACCTGGACCTCGCAGCGCGCCGCCAGACCGGCGGCGACCACGTTCTTGGCGACCCAGCGCATCGCATAGGCGGCCGAGCGGTCGACCTTCGACGGGTCCTTGCCGGAGAAGGCGCCGCCACCGTGACGGGCCATACCGCCGTAGGTGTCGATGATGATCTTGCGGCCGGTCAGGCCGGCGTCGCCCATCGGGCCGCCGATCTCGAAGCGCCCGGTCGGGTTGACCAGCAGCCGGTAGCCCTCGGTGTCCAGCTTGATGCCGTCCTCGGCCAGCTGCGCCAGGACGTGCTCCACGACGAACTCTCGGACGTCGGGAGCCAGGAGCGTGTCCAGGTCGATGTCGGCGGCGTGCTGCGAGGACACGACGACCGTGTCCAGGCGGACCGGCTTGTCACCGTCGTACTCGATGGTGACCTGGGTCTTGCCGTCGGGGCGCAGGTACGGGATGGTCCCGTTCTTGCGGACCTCGGACAGGCGGCGGGACAGCCGGTGCGCGATGTGGATGGGCAGCGGCATCAGCTCGGGCGTCTCGTCGCAGGCGTAGCCGAACATGAGGCCCTGGTCGCCGGCGCCCTGCTTGTCGAGCTCGTCGCCCTCGCCCTCGACACGCTGCTCGTAGGCGGTGTCGACGCCCTGCGCGATGTCCGGGGACTGCGCGCCGATGGACACCGAGACCCCGCAGGAGGCTCCGTCGAAGCCCTTCTTCGAGGAGTCGTAGCCGATGTCGAGGATCGCTCCCCGTACGAGTTCGGCGATCGGCGCGTAGGCCGTCGTCGTGACCTCGCCCGCGATGTGGACCTGGCCGGTGGTCAGGAGGGTCTCGACGGCGACCCGGGAGGCCGGGTCCTCGCGCAGGAGCGCGTCGAGGATCGTGTCGCTGATCCGGTCGGCGATCTTGTCGGGGTGGCCTTCGGTGACGGACTCGGAGGTGAACAGTCGCTTGCTCATGCCTGACCCACCTGGACCGTGAAGAAGTGGGTCTTGATGGCGTCGAGGGTGCGGATCTCGTCGACCTCGAGGGTCTCCAGCTGGATGGACCGGCCGCTGTGCTGCTCCAGCAGGAAGACGAACTCGACGAAGGACAGCGAGTCGATCAGCCGGTTCTCGATGAGGTCCAGGTCGGGGGCGATGTCCTCGAGCTCCTCGTGGCGGGCGAGGAGCCAGTTCTTCACGAGCTGCAGACCTTCGGACATGGTGTCTCTCCTTGAAGTGCGGTGTGTGGATGAGGTGCTGGGTACGGATGCGGCGTCGGCGCCGGATGCGGCGGCCGGGCCGGGAAGTTCGGGCGGTACGGGATGTCCCGGCGGGTCGGCCTCGAGGGCCGGCGGACCGGCCTCCAGGACGGGGGCGGCGACCGCCACCGCGTAGTCCACGTCGTGGCTGATGGTGACGGTGATCCCGGCGATGCCGGACTGGGCTGCCATCGCGGCCGCGGACCGGTGGAGTTCCACCAGCGGCCAGCCGCCTTCGGAGCGCCGCACGATGATGTCCCGCCAGGGCAGGAACACGGCGCGGACGCGCAGGGTCTTGAAGGCCGCCTCCTTGGCGGCGATCCGCCCGCACAGGCTCAGGATGTCGAGCTTGGCGGAGGTACGGCAGTCGGCGAGTTCGCCGGGGGTGAGCATGCGCTGGAAGAAGTCCTCGCCGTACAGGCGGAGGAGCCGGCGGACACGGGTGACGGACACGATGTCCATGCCGAGGTTCGCCCAGCCCAGGCCGCCCGCCGGCGGGGCGGCGACGGGTCGGGTCGGCACCTCAGATCGCCGGCCCGGCCGCGTTCGCGCGCAGGACGGCGGCGGTGGCCGCTCCCCAGCTGCCGTGGCGGCGGGTGAGCGCGGACAGCCAGCGCTCGAGGCCGAAGGCCACGCAGCTGGTGAAGGCGGGGCCCGCGCCGGAGGCCAGGGGGATCTCGCACCGGTCGCCGAAGAAGTTGCGGTGGGTGTTGACCGAGGCGATCGCGAGGTCCTCGTACAGGAACTCGTGCTTGACCGGGGTCAGGCGCTGGAGCACCGCCTTGGAGCTGCCCTTGTCGAAGAACGGGTCGCAGGCGGCTTCGCGGCGCAGCGGCAGGTCCAGGGCCTCGGCGAAGGCGTTGATCCGCCGGGTGAAGGCGGCGAGGTGGTCCTCGGCGTGCTCGCGGGTGCCGATGGCCACGATCTCCCGCATGCGGAAGCCGAGCTGGCGGCGCAGTCCCTCGTAGTGCTGCTCCTTGCGGAAGCACCAGCCGACCACGGTGAAGAGTTCGTCGTCGGCGGCGGCACGGCCCTGGTGGTCGATGTACACGGCGTAGCAGGACGCGGAGGGCAGGCCGAGGGCGGCCGGCTCGAGCGCGTCACAGGGGAAGCAGCCGGTGTCGGTACAGAACTCGCTGGTCCCCCGGACGTCCAGGTTCAGCGGGGCGGCGACGACGGCCTGGTGGGGGAAGTTGTCGTAGTAGTCGAGCCGGGCCAGGTCCGCGGCCGGCAGCAGCGGGGGCATGGTCATCGAGCGGGCGCCCGCTTGCACGCCCCAGCTCTCGAAGGTGTCGTCGAGCAGGCGCAGGAGGGCGGTGCCCTCGGGGCCGAGCGACGGCAGGCCCTTCGTGTCTCTGGCGGTGTCGGTGGTCATGGCGGTCATGGGGAGTCACCTCTCGGACGGCGGTGGGGCCTGTCAGACGACGGGCAGTACGTCGTCCGTGAAGATCCCGGTCTTCAGGAAGAAGCCGAGCGGCTTGCGGATGGTCTTGCGCTCGAAGGGCCGGCGGCGCTCGTCGGCGACCAGTGCGTTGCGCAGACCCACCGGGTCGGCGATGCCGGCGTCGCGGTAGACGTGCGGGTTGTAGAGGGAGTTGAGGCTGTAGACCACGTACCGCTTGAGGTACGCCTCGACCTCGGCGACCCGGGCGGCGGGGACGGCCTGGCGCATCCGGTCGAAGAGCAGGGAGACCAGCTCGCGGCCGAAGGCGATGTGCCGGGACTCGTCCTGGTGGTGGATGCGGTTGACCTCGCGGATGGTGTGGCAGAGGTCCTCGTCCCGCGCCATCCGCGTGTTGTAGTGGTCGACCAGCTCCTCGAAGAACAGGATGCGGGCGAAGACCAGGAAGTTCTCCACCTCCGGCTCCCAGGCGGAGTCGGCGCGCAGGGCGGTGGAGCCGTAGATCTTGTCGCCGTAGCGGCGGCAGAACTCGGCGAAGAACCACATGTGCTCGTTCTCCTCACCGATGAAGTGGTGGAAGAAGTCGGAGGGCACCTCGAAGCCGGGCATGTGGATCCGCCCGACGACCTCGATGAGCAGTTCGCGGATGCCGTGCACGTTGAGGCTGTAGAAGTTGATGCTCTCCCACTTGGAGAGGCGCTGGATGGTCTCCTCGCCCAGCTCCTCGTAGAAGGGGGTGCCGTAGACCGTGAGCAGCTCGGGGGTCATCCACATCCGGCCCTCGTCGAGCTTCTCGGGCCAGTCGAACTGCTGGTACGGGTTGTAGTACTCCTCGATGGAGCGGGAGCTGAGCCGCTCCAGGACTTCCAGGAACCGGTCGCTGACCGGCAGGGGGGCGCTGACGCCCATGGTGACTCCTCGGGGTGGTGTGGTGGTGCCGGGGACCGCCGGGTCCCCCTCGGCGGCGCGGGCCGTGCGGCGGGCCCTACGGCCGGACTTCGTAGACGGCGTTGACCGGGGTCTCGGTGGCCCGGCGCCAGCGGGTGAAGCCGGCCTCCTCGGCGATGGCGCGGAAGGCCTTCTCGCCGGAGTGGTTGCCGAGTGCGTGGGGGCCGCGCTGGGCGACGGCCACGGGCAGGCACATCACGGCGGAGAGGGCCATGAACATGCGGGCGGCCGGGGTCTGGGTGTCGATGTCGGCGGGCGAGACGTTCGACTCGACGAGCATCCAGGTGCCGTCCGCGTCCAGGGACTTGTGCACGTGCTGGGCGGCGGAGACCGGGTCGCCCATGTCGTGCAGGGCGTTGAAGAAGGTGACCAGGTCGTAGCCGGTGCCGGGGTAGTCGTCGGCGGAGGCGACCTCGAAGACGACGCGGTCGCAGAGCCCGGCCTCCTCGGCGAGCTGGCGGGCGATCGAGATGGCCTCTTCGGAGTAGTCGAAGCCGTGGACGGTCGCCTGCGGGAAGGCCTTCGCGATCAGCAGGGTGGTGTGGCCGACGCCGCAGCCGACGTCGGCGACGGTGCCGCCGGCGGCCAGCTTGCCGGTGACCCCGGTCAGGGCGGGCAGCCAGTCGGGGACGAGCCGGTGCTCGTAGGTGGGCTGGAAGAAGCTGCCCATGCCGGTGTCGAGGGCCGGGTCGTGCTCGGCCCAGCCGACGCCGTCGCCGGTGCGGTACGCGTCGACGAGCAGGTCCTCGGTGCCGTAGAGGGCCTTGAGGGCGGTGAAGAACCCGGCGGCGTAGGTGACCGCGTTCGGGTCGGCCAGCACGGGGGCGTGGTCGGCGGGCAGGGTGTACGTGCCGGCGCTCGGGTGGCGCTCGACGTACCCGGCGCTCAGCTGGGCGTGCAGCCACTCCTCGGCGTAGCGCGCGTTGATCCCGGTGCGCTCGGCGAGCGCGACGGGGGTCAGCGGGCCGGCCTCGGCCAGCGCGCGGTACAGGCCGAGCCGCTCGCCGAGGGCGACGGTGAGGCCGCGTACGGCGGCGCCGGCGTCGCTGATGACGCGCTGGTGGAAGTCGTGGACGGCGGTCATGCTGCTCTCACCTCGGCGGTCGGGAGGTCACAGGTGAACAGGAAGGAGCGCGGGACGCGCGGGACGCTGCGGGCGGGCACCGGGTAGGGCCAGCGGCCGAAGTCGGCGCCGTCCTCGCCGGGCTGGCGGACCTCGCGTACGTCCCAGCCGCATTCGGCGAGGAGTTCCTCGGGGGTCTCCGTGCCGAAGAGCCACGGGTTCCCGTCCTCCTCGAGGGAGTTGAGGAAGGGCCGGGACAGCGGGTTCTGCAGCGCGGCCTTGCTGATGACGTCGCCGAGCAGGACCGATCCGGGCGCGGAGTGCCCGGCGAGGGTGGAGATGAGGCCCCGCACGGCGTGCTCGGGGAGGAAGAAGAGCAGGCCCTCGACGACCCACAGCACGGGCTCGTCGGAGCGCCAGCCGGCTTCCTTCAGCGGGCCGGTCCAGTCCTGGGTGAGGTCGACCGGGACGGTGACGCGGGTGCGTCCGGCCGGGGCGGGCTCCCCGGCGAGCATCTCCGCCTTGGCTTCGAGGAGCGCGGGGCGGTCGAGCTCGTAGACGGTGACGCCGTCGGGCCACGGGAGCCGGTAGAAGCGGGTGTCCATGCCGGCGGCGAGGAAGACGACCTGGCGGATGCCGTGGTCCTGGACGGCCCGGACGATGGCCCGGTCCAGGTAGGTGGTGCGGATGGCGAGGAACGGCACGGTGCCGGCCCCCGCGTAGCGCTCGAGCAGTTCGAAGCCGATGCCGTCGGCGACGGTGCGCGCGTACGGATCGGCGAACAGCCGGTCCTCGCGCTCGGTTTCCAGGGCCCGCGCTGCGGCGGTCCACTGGGCGGTGCGGGATACGGCCTCCACGGGAGGCTCCCTTCACTTCGGGCGGGCAGGGGCGGGGGGTCAGGCCAGGGAGCGCACGCAGACGACCGGGTCCTCCGCGGCGGCGGGGTGCGGGGCTTCGCACTCGGCGGGCCGCCGCTCGAAGATGCTGTGCAGGATCATGCTGAAGACGACGTTCCCGTCGGCGTCGCTCAGCGTGCACTTGGGCTGCACGACACCGGTGCGCGGGTTGAACGGCGAGGGGCGCGAGCCCAGGATCTCGACGCGCGCGGTGAGCACGTCCCCGGGGCGCACGGGACGCAGGTAGCGGATCTCGTCGACGCCGGGAGAGCCCGTACAGGCGCTGTAGGCGAGCAGTCCGTCGACGTAGCGCCGCATGAACATCGAGGCGCTGTGCCAGCCGCTGGCGATCAGGCCGCCGAACGGGCTCCGCTCGGCGAGCGCCTGGTCGGTGTGGAAGGGCTGCGGGTCGAAGCGCCGGCCGAACTCCAGCACCTCCTCCGTCGTGACGGTGACGGTGCCGAGCTCGTGGACGTCACCGGTCCGGAAGTCCTCGAAGTAGCGCATCACGCGCCCCCCTTGACGTAGAGGAGTGGTTTCTCTGGCGTGAACCAATCTACGAATCAGCCCTTTATTTTGTCAACCCAAAAGAAGACCGCAGTGCCTGTTCGGTGTCCTGCCACAGGTCCTCCGGGTCCTCGATGCCGACCGACATCCGGACGAGGCCCGGACCTATCCCGGCGCGCGCCAACGCCCCTTCGTCCAGCTCCCGGTGGGAGGTGCTGGCAGGGTGCGTGACCAGCGTCTCCACCCCGCCCAGCGACAGCGCGAGCCGCGCCAGCCGCACCCCCTCGACGAAGGCGCGGCCCGCCTCCCGGCCGCCGTGCAGCTCGAAGGAGAGCAGCCCGCCGCCGCCCGAGAGCACCCTGCGGGCCATGGCGTACGAGGGGTGCGTTCCCAGCCACGGCCAGTGGACGGCCGCCACGGCGGGATGCGCCACCAGCCGCTCCGCGAGCAGGCCCGCGTTGGCGCAGTGCTCCCGGATCCGCAGCGGCAGCGTGGCGATCCCGCGCAGGGTCAGCCAGACGGCGAACGGGTCGGCGCTGGCTCCGAGTTCGACCGTGCGGGGCCAGACCTCCCGGCGCAGCGCGTCGTCCGCGAAGACGGCCGCGCCGCCCAGGACGTCGGAGTGCCCGGCGAGGTACTTGGTGGTGGAGTGGAGCACGATGTCGGCGCCGTGCTCGACGGGGCGGCACAGGACGGGTGAGGCCAGGGAGTTGTCCACGGCGCTGAGCACGCCGAGGCGCCGGGCCGCCGCCAGCAGACCGGGGAGGTCGGGGACCTGCCCGGTGGGGTTGGCGATGGTCTCCAGCACGAGCAGCCGGGTGCGCGGCCCGGCGAGCGCCTCGAACTCCCCCACGTCGTCACCGCTGATGTAGTCGACCTCCACCCCGTAGCGCTCCTTCAGATCGCTCAGCGCCGCGTACGTCCCCCCGTACAGGCAGCGCTGCGCGATCACCTGGTCACCGGGGCGCAGCAGGGCGAGCAGGACCCCGCTGATGGCGCCCATCCCGGAGGCGAAGGCGATGGCCGAGGCCCCGCCCTCCAGGCCGGCGAGGGTGCGTTCCAGGGCTCGCACGGTGGGGTTGCCGCGGCGGCTGTACACGTAGTCGCCGTCGGGTCCGGCCATGGCCCGCGCCAGGTCGTCCGCCGAGTCGAAGGCGAAGGCGGAGGACTGGACGAGCGGCACGGACAGCGGCCGGCTCGCGGGGACTTCGAGCTCGTGGGCCACGTGCACGGCCCGGGTGCGGATGTCCTTCATCGGGGGATCTCCCTTTCGTTCGGGTACGGAAACCGGGTACGGAAACCGGGTACGGAAAGAGGGGTACGGAAAAAGGGGTCGCCCGACGTCCGGGAAGGACGTCGGGCGACCCCTTGGGTGTGCTCGGGGCGACCCCGTACGTCACACCCCTGCCGTCTCGCTGCGCGACGCCGGGGCGTCGGCGGCGGGAGCGGAGGCGGCGGCGGACTTGTCGCCCTTCATCACGAGGAGGGTGATCACCGCACCCGCGGCGGCGATGGCGGCGGCGCCGATGAAGGCGGCGCTGAACCCGTCGGTGAGGGCGGGCAGGTTGCCCAGCTCACCGGCGCCCTGGGTGGTGGCGAGCGCGGTCAGCGCGGCCAGGCCGAGGGCGGAACCCACGTTGTAGGTGGTGTTGACGATGCCGGAGGCCAGACCGGCCTGCTCCTGCGGGGCGCCGGCCATCGCGGCCATCATCGCCGGGATGTAGGCGAGCGCCATGCCGAGCGCGGCGACGAGCGAGGCGGGCAGGACGTCGACCAGGAAGGTGCCGGTCGGCTCGACGGCGGACAGCCAGACCAGGCCGGCGGCGAGGGCGAGCAGACCGCCCACGATCAGCGGCTTGGCGCCGAAGCGACCCATGAGGCGGGAGGTGATGGCCGTCATGAAGATCATCAGCAGGACCGTCATGGGGAGCAGCGCCGCACCGGAGGCGAAGGCGCCGTAGTCCAGCACCTGCTGGAGGTACAGGTTGAGGAAGTACCACATCGGGATCCAGGCGGCGCCCAGCAGCGTCATCGCGAGGTTGGCCGAGCCGAGGCGCGGGATGCGCCACACGCTGAGCGGCATGAGCGGCTCGCGGACGGTCTTCTGGATCACGAAGAAGAGGGCGAGCAGCACGACCGCGCCGATCAGCTCCAGCACGGTGGCGGTGGCGCCCCAGCCGACCTCGGGGGCCCGGACGACGGCGAAGACGGCGAGCGCGAGCCCCGCGGTGACGGCGACGGCGCCGAGGACGTCCACGGAACCGCGACGGGCCTGGACGGCGGGCAGCAGCTTGGTCGCGGCGAGGGTCGCGAGGCCGATCGGCACGTAGATGATGAAGACCCACGGCCAGCTCACCCATTCGGTGAACACCCCGCCGAGGAACACCCCGGCGGTACCGCCGGCGGGCGCGGCGGCGCCGTAGAGGGCCATCGCCTTGCCGAGCTCCTTCGGGTTGTGCCCGAAGAGCATCATCAGCAGGGTCATGGCCGAGGGCGCGATCAGCGCCCCGCCGACTCCCTGTACGGCCCGGCCGACGATCTCGACCGTCGCGGTCTGCGCGGCCGCGGCGAGCACCGATCCGACGATCATCGTGGCCCAGCCGGTGGCGAAGATCTTGCGCGCGCCGAACAGGTCGGAGAGCCGTCCGCCGAGCAGGAGTAACCCGCCGAAGACGATGACGTACGCGTTGAAGACCCACTGGAGCTCGCCCTGCGAGAAGCCGAGGTCCTTCTGCATCTCGGGGAGCGCGACTCCGATGATCGACGTGTCCATGATCACCATGAACTGAGCGGTGGCAAGCACGCCAAGTGCCCACCAGCGCCGGGGATTGACGGTTGACATTGCCCTGACCCTCCTCTGTCACATACCCCTGGGGGGTACCTTCGCGTAGCAAGGTAGCATACCCATGGGGGGTATGTAAGACCGGCGTGAGAACGCTGGCGTGAGAACGCATCGGGGCGGACAAGCGGAAGCCCCGCCCCGGCCGGAGCCGGGGCGGGGCGGGGCGGGGCACTACCGGAGCACTACCGGCGCACTGGCCGGGCGGGCGCTAGCGGGCCCGGAGGGTGGCGGCCACCGCCGCGGGGACGGGGGCCAGGCCCGAGGGGCGGCTGGTGAAGCTGCCCCGGCCCTGGGTGCGGCCGCGCAGCCGGGACGCGTACCCGAACAGCTCGGCCAGCGGCACCGTCGCCGTGATCACCGAGGTACCGGACTGTCCGGCCGAGCCCGTGACCCGGCCGCGGCGGGCGGCGAGGTCCCCGAGGACCGCGCCGACCCCGTCGTCCGGGACGGTCACGGTGACCTCCGCGACCGGCTCCAGCAGCTCCAGCGTGCTCGCGCGCAGGGCCTCCCGCAGCGCGAACCGGCCGGCCGCGCGGAACGCCATCTCCGAGGAGTCCTTGGAGTGGGTCGCCCCGTCGGTGAGGACCACCCGCAGGCCCGTCACCGGATGGCCGCCGAGGGGGCCCTCGGCGAGGGCGTCACGGCAGCCGGCCTCCACGGCCCGCGCGTACTCCTGCGGCACCCTGCCGCCGACGACCGCCGAGCGGAACTCGAATCCGGGCTCCTCCAGCGGCTCGACGTCCAGGACCACATGGGCGAACTGGCCCGCGCCGCCGTCCTGTTTGACGTGCCGGTACACGAAACCGGTCACCCCGCGCACGACGGTCTCCCGGTAGGAGACCTGCGGCCGGCCGACGACGACCTCGACCCCGTGGCCGCGCCGGATCTTCTCCACCGCCACCTCCAGGTGCAGTTCGCCCAGCCCCGACAGCACCGTCTGGCCGGTTTCCGCGTCGGACCGGACCACCAGGGAGGGATCCTCCTCGGCGAGCCGGGCCAGCGCGGACGTGAGCCGGCCGGTGTCGGCGCTGCGGCCGGCCTCGACCGCGACCGACACCACCGGTTCGGCGACCGTCGGCGGTTCGAGGAGCAGGGGTGCCCCCGGCGCGCACAGGCTGGTCCCGGCACGGGCCGACTTCAGCCCGACGACGGCGACGATGTCACCGGCCACCGCCTCCTCCCGTTCCTCGTGCCGGTCGGCCTGCACCCGCAGGATCCGCCCGACGCGTTCCGTCCGGCCCGTGGCCGGGTCCAGTACGGAGTCGCCCTTGCGCAGGGTGCCCGCGTAGACGCGCAGGTAGGTGAGCCGCCCCGTCGCCGTCGCCGTCACCTTGAAGGCCAGGGCCGCGAGGGGCTCCTGCGGGTCGGCGGCCCGCTCCCGAACCGGTGGCATGTCGGCCGGTGCGGGCAGGTACGCCACGACGGCGTCCAGCAGCGGCTCGATGCCCCGGTTGCGGTACGCGGAACCGCACAGCACCACCACGCCGTCCCCGGCGAGGGTCAGCTCGCGCAGGACGCGGACCAGCGTCGGCTCGCTCAGGGCGGAGCCGGCGCAGAACTCCTCCAGGGCGTCCGGGTGGAGTTCGGCCACCGTCTCCTCAAGGAGCTGGCGTCGGCGCCGTGCCTCCTCGAGCAGCGGCCCGGGGACCGGAAC
The Streptomyces sp. NBC_00091 genome window above contains:
- a CDS encoding MFS transporter — its product is MSTVNPRRWWALGVLATAQFMVIMDTSIIGVALPEMQKDLGFSQGELQWVFNAYVIVFGGLLLLGGRLSDLFGARKIFATGWATMIVGSVLAAAAQTATVEIVGRAVQGVGGALIAPSAMTLLMMLFGHNPKELGKAMALYGAAAPAGGTAGVFLGGVFTEWVSWPWVFIIYVPIGLATLAATKLLPAVQARRGSVDVLGAVAVTAGLALAVFAVVRAPEVGWGATATVLELIGAVVLLALFFVIQKTVREPLMPLSVWRIPRLGSANLAMTLLGAAWIPMWYFLNLYLQQVLDYGAFASGAALLPMTVLLMIFMTAITSRLMGRFGAKPLIVGGLLALAAGLVWLSAVEPTGTFLVDVLPASLVAALGMALAYIPAMMAAMAGAPQEQAGLASGIVNTTYNVGSALGLAALTALATTQGAGELGNLPALTDGFSAAFIGAAAIAAAGAVITLLVMKGDKSAAASAPAADAPASRSETAGV
- the fusA gene encoding elongation factor G produces the protein MRTNRHTTSTTAAVRNLGILAHVDAGKTTVTERILFATGTIHKRGEVHDGTTVTDYDPQERDRGITIFAAAVSCSWDGHRVNLIDTPGHVDFSDEVERSLRVLDGAVAVFDAVAGVEPQSESVWRQADRHGVPRIAFVNKLDRAGADLDTAVASIRERLGAVPLVVQLPVGREDGFTGVVDLLRMRALLWRAGDGSYETVPVPGPLLEEARRRRQLLEETVAELHPDALEEFCAGSALSEPTLVRVLRELTLAGDGVVVLCGSAYRNRGIEPLLDAVVAYLPAPADMPPVRERAADPQEPLAALAFKVTATATGRLTYLRVYAGTLRKGDSVLDPATGRTERVGRILRVQADRHEEREEAVAGDIVAVVGLKSARAGTSLCAPGAPLLLEPPTVAEPVVSVAVEAGRSADTGRLTSALARLAEEDPSLVVRSDAETGQTVLSGLGELHLEVAVEKIRRGHGVEVVVGRPQVSYRETVVRGVTGFVYRHVKQDGGAGQFAHVVLDVEPLEEPGFEFRSAVVGGRVPQEYARAVEAGCRDALAEGPLGGHPVTGLRVVLTDGATHSKDSSEMAFRAAGRFALREALRASTLELLEPVAEVTVTVPDDGVGAVLGDLAARRGRVTGSAGQSGTSVITATVPLAELFGYASRLRGRTQGRGSFTSRPSGLAPVPAAVAATLRAR